The following proteins come from a genomic window of Achromobacter sp. AONIH1:
- the wecB gene encoding non-hydrolyzing UDP-N-acetylglucosamine 2-epimerase, which produces MKILTVFGTRPEAIKMAPLVQALADNPAIESKVCVTAQHREMLDQVLALFGIKPDFDLNIMKPGQDMTAVTAGILSGMQGVLQQFQPDYVLVHGDTATTLAASLAAYYQRIPVGHVEAGLRTGDIYSPWPEEANRKLTGALAQIHFAPTDTSKANLLGEGVPASAIVVTGNTVIDALLTITENIKNDLALRQKLEASFPYLRTDRRVILITGHRRESFGAGFERICESVAAAAAEFPNEDFIYPVHLNPNVREPVTRLLRDLKNVYLIEPQDYLPFVYLMMRAHIILTDSGGIQEEAPSLGKPVLVMRDTTERPEAVAAGTVRLVGTDVALITGQLRLLLSDTAEYQKMSFAHNPYGDGKASERIVQTLLQRR; this is translated from the coding sequence CACTTGCCGACAACCCGGCAATCGAATCGAAAGTCTGCGTAACAGCGCAGCATCGTGAAATGCTGGACCAGGTTCTCGCGCTGTTCGGCATCAAGCCTGACTTCGACTTGAATATCATGAAGCCGGGCCAAGACATGACTGCCGTCACGGCGGGAATTCTATCTGGCATGCAAGGCGTCTTGCAGCAATTTCAACCTGACTACGTGCTGGTACACGGCGACACCGCAACGACCCTGGCTGCATCATTGGCTGCGTATTACCAGAGGATTCCCGTCGGTCATGTAGAGGCTGGCCTGCGTACAGGTGATATCTACTCCCCTTGGCCGGAAGAAGCCAACCGCAAGTTGACCGGCGCCTTGGCGCAGATCCACTTCGCCCCTACCGACACTTCCAAGGCCAATCTCCTGGGCGAGGGCGTACCCGCAAGCGCCATTGTGGTAACAGGCAATACGGTCATCGATGCCTTGTTGACCATCACCGAGAATATCAAAAACGATCTCGCGCTGCGCCAGAAACTCGAGGCCAGCTTTCCCTACTTGCGAACGGACCGCCGCGTGATTCTCATCACCGGTCATCGCCGTGAGAGTTTCGGCGCCGGCTTTGAGCGCATCTGCGAAAGTGTCGCCGCCGCTGCGGCGGAATTTCCAAACGAAGATTTCATCTATCCCGTGCACCTGAATCCCAATGTGCGGGAACCAGTCACCCGTCTACTTCGCGATCTGAAGAACGTCTACCTGATCGAACCACAGGATTACCTGCCATTTGTTTACCTGATGATGCGGGCTCACATCATTCTGACTGACTCGGGTGGCATCCAGGAAGAAGCGCCATCACTCGGCAAACCCGTGCTGGTAATGCGCGATACGACTGAGCGTCCCGAGGCCGTGGCGGCCGGCACGGTACGCCTGGTCGGCACGGACGTGGCATTGATCACAGGTCAACTCAGGCTGCTGCTGTCGGATACCGCGGAGTATCAAAAGATGAGCTTCGCTCACAACCCATACGGTGATGGAAAAGCCAGCGAGCGCATTGTGCAAACCCTGCTGCAGCGTCGTTGA